The Papaver somniferum cultivar HN1 chromosome 6, ASM357369v1, whole genome shotgun sequence genome segment GAAATCTCAAGGTCGTTATGCAAACACCAACACTGGCGGCGTGTCTGTTGTACATCAAAGATTACACTACAAGTGCCTTCAAAAGTAGAAGCTAAACCTTGCTTTTTATTTTACCAGGTCATAGGTATGCATTTTATGAACCCCCCTCCTATTATGAAATTGGTTGAGATTGTAAGAGGCGCAGATACGTCTAATGAGACCTTTATGACCGTAAAAACCATGGCAGAGAGGTTAGTTTTTCCCTAAACCAACTTTCTGAAATACAGTGTGTATTTTTCTCCATCGTGCTAATCTTCATGATAACATCTCTTCCTTGAGGCAACTAATAACATTAAACCAAAACCTGCAGGTTTGGGAAAATAATTGTATGCTCTCAAGATTATCCAGGCTTCATTGTGAATAGGATACTCATACCAATGATAAATGAAGCCTTTTTTACCCTCTACACAGGGGTGGCTACGAGAGAAGATATTGATACCGGAATGAAACTGGGTACAAACCAGCCAATGGGTCCTTTAGAACTTGCAGATTTCATTGGATTGGATGTTTGTTTATCTATAATAAAGGTACTCCATGTTGGCTTAGGGGATAGCAAGTACAGACCATGCCCGCTTCTTGTGCAGTATGTTGATGCTGGACGACTTGGACGCAAAAGAGGTATTGGTGTATACACTTATGGTAAACAACAGGAATTAGTCAAATCTTCGTCTAGACTTTGAACTGTTTGCAAGTTAGAAACTATCAATAGCTAGTGCATCTATTTATTAATCCTGTATCTGAGTGGTTAATCTATTCAGGATGAATAATAACCCTCTGCTCGTTCCTATAACGGCACTTTCAATAAACTAATTGTTTGCTACAGATCAATTTGACCTCTCTATGCTTTTTCTATGTCTGTGCTAGCACTcattgttttataaatattgttaCAAGAATGGGGGGTAGATTAGAATTAGCACACTCAAATAGGCTAAAAGGTCCACTTTTATGGGTTGAAACAATGAGTCATCTTGAAGTGCTTAAGAAATATAGTTAGCAGACATCTTTTGTTATATTTCTCTAATAGCAGCAATTGTCGGAATGAGCTTCAGCAGTTTATCATTATATTTGCTTAATCAGAGCAGTAAGGTTAGGTGTTATTCGATCaaaatgagattatgttatgaagaCCTGATGCTTCTGAAATTAAAGTCGAATGATCTGTTTGGTAATCTGCCGAATGATATGCCTCACACATGAAGATAAGTGCTTAGAGGAGTTTGATCTTTTTCATATGGTGCATTTTGATTTAGGAAAACCTGTTCACTGTAGGGATGATTAAGTTCCTGCATTAATTCATTAAACCTACACGCGGAAGAAATGAGGTGAGGAATAAAACTCATTAGGAGATTATGGCATCTTATGGAGtatatatttattaaaaaaaattgcagCTTCTGAGGAGTTTGTCATTACGCTTGTGGCGGTTAAGACGAAGCATGCAAATTGGCAAGTGTTAGGCTACTTAATATCTCCGTTTATCAGTACGTGCCAGGAACTTCCTATTTTTCTCGGGTTATAAGTTCAGCGTAATATCTGAAAGCTTGTAATAGACACTATCATCTCCCCTTTTCTTCCATTATTTTTGTAGCTTGAATtgatatatgttcttcatcacaaccTTGGTGTTAAGGTCACAGGTTTGATCCCAGTTTAGAAACCCATAaaatccctgttgctgagttatCATGTGGAGTTGGTCCTTTAGAACTTCAAATAGGTTTTTAAACGACAAACTGTCCATCCATCTCCTTCTGCTTTGGAGCTTAATACTGCTTGAGATTTGCTTCTGAGAATTGCTCTAGTTCTTGCAGAACTTTGAGGTACTTAAATACTCGCTGCATTGGTACATGGTTATTAATGGTGTCATTGAGGTGAAGGGTTTATAGTTTCTAAATCAATTTGTGTACTAAATTGGGTAGAAAGTTTGGAAGTTGATGAATtaattaaactttttttttcttccctatttgGTTTAGATGATAGATGATGCAAATGAGTGTTAGATTAGCAGTTTGTATCTGTATATTTTGCagactcttttgttttttttatacaTACAGTATAAATTGTGCCTGCATATATTTTCTTTCAGATTTGCATATATATGATATTTTGAAAAAGTTAAGTTAAAAATGCAAGTTTTTCTTAATTGGAAATTTTAAAATATAATATCGATTTTGCAAGATGTTAGTGCTATTTTCATTTCAAAATTAATGCATATCAACAGATGTTTATTGGATTTTCAAATTTCATAATGATGGGTCTGTAAATTGTATTTTTCCAATAATTCCAAAACAGAATTGCAGAGTTAAGAGATACCATGTAAGATAAGCATGCTTACCATGTATTGCATCATATTTATATCCTCTCTGTTCTTTCTTTGGCTCATAGTGCATATATGAATAAATACCATCATGAATACATAGATACATGAAAAAGACATGGTGTTTAGTGCTAAAGCTCGTTTCATGACTTCATCATTGAACTTCAAACATTTAAAACCAGAGTAGACTAGTGTAGAGAGACAAATGGAGTGCCAAGTTTCAAGCATCTCTTCTCCGAATGGTCTAATGGTTATCCCAACACCATCTCTGCCACACCATCTGTCACACATTCCACCCCGTCGAGACGCCCTTTCTCCCTCTCTCTCCTCTAATGGAGAAACAaaccttcttcctcttcttcaacaAACCCTCTGCATTTCTTGACgcgtttttcttctcttctctccaCTTGTCCCTTGTTCGCTGGCCGCCATTTTTACTCCATCATCAAAACCCATCACCACCTCCAATACATTTTTTCACCGCTACAGTACAGGCTAGACCACCAACCAACCCAACCTCCTTATTTTTTTACTTGCcctcctcttttatctttaatcaaAACAAACAATCTTCTCCTAATCATTTCATCGTCTTATGGATCCTAGAAATGTATACGGAGAAGAATCTCATGATCATCAAGGAGATGGAGACTATCTGAGAACAATTAAGGAAGGTCATTATAAACCCCAAGTGGGTGTGCCACAATTTTCTTATATTTCAAATCAGAGTTGTGCATCAACTTCTTATATTTCAAACCAGAATTGTGCAGCAATTTCTTATAACTATTTTAGACAACCCCAGATTGATCAATCTCAGTATTACCCGAATGTACATTGTTCTGagtttgtaaacccatctttatTTCCTTCAATTGATCAAAATGGACTACTGCCCACTTCATCAATGGGGTTTTTCCATCGTGGGTTTCATTCACAGAGACAAATCATTGCTACTAGACATAGATTTGTGGATTCTTCATGCAGAATtcaaagaccaagaagatgggGACCTTCAGTAACAAAAGCAGCAAGAATCAAGAGAAAAATGGTTAGACAAAGAAGTTTGATTTCTGCTAGACTTGGTTTGTTAAGTGATACTAATGCTGCTACTAGTACTAATACTACTTCAGCAATTAGTCTATCTTCTAGTAGAAAACAACCATTGTCCTCTACTCCAACTAACCAAGACAATGCAGATGTGTATACATTAATGACTCCTGATAACAAAGTGGGTTCAAATTAAACTTCCAATCGAGTTTCTCAGTTTCTAGTTATTgttatttgaattttgaaattcttTCATGCTTTTATGCATGCATAATGAAACAGTTTATTGCTGCTTTTTATTTGGTAACATAGTAGTTCTTGAAATTTTTAATTGTGCAGAGATTGAAGTTCATACTGCAGAAGGAGTTGAAAAACAGTGATGTTAACTCTCTAGGAAGGATTGTCCTGCCAAAGGTGAGATTTTCCCCTTggccttttcttcatttgtcttTCTGGGTTTGTCTCTCATTTTTAGAGAGATAGAGAAGAACCctatattatt includes the following:
- the LOC113287595 gene encoding uncharacterized protein LOC113287595, producing MADVKSVGVIGGGQMGSGIAQLAAVAGIGVWLVDLDSEALKRATQSITNSVQRFVSKGQISREVATNALKNLKCTSNLEDLQSADVIIEAIVESEDVKKKLFSELDRIAKPSAILASNTSSISITRIASATSRPCQVIGMHFMNPPPIMKLVEIVRGADTSNETFMTVKTMAERFGKIIVCSQDYPGFIVNRILIPMINEAFFTLYTGVATREDIDTGMKLGTNQPMGPLELADFIGLDVCLSIIKVLHVGLGDSKYRPCPLLVQYVDAGRLGRKRGIGVYTYGKQQELVKSSSRL